CACTCCAAGCACGTGACAAATGTCGTCATTGGCTCATCCGACGACCGAGTCTGCATCTGAAAGTAGACTGTTTTCGTTGTCCGGCATTTGAAACACGGGAACTGACCCCCGTCGGTGCCGCCATCCATGAGCTTTTTCATCTCCCAGTCGGACTGGCATGCCTCCATcatctctttcttctgcagctcgcgcatCCGTTTCTTCTCGTCAGAGGCCAGATCAGCGGAGCTCATGACCGCCAACTGCTCTGGTGTATaaacgccgcagagaacCTTGAGATTCAAATCAGGGTTTTTCTGATCTGCGAAATTCCATTTCAGCGTCTTCAATTGCATATTGTATTCCTTGGTACTCTTTCGCTTCACGCAGTATTCCTGCCACAAGGCTTTCTCTACTTCCGCAGCTACACGCGCAGTTTCGCGGGACTTATCTGCTCCCGCATTTCTCCCTGTTTGCATCCCCTGGACGAGCGCTCTCCACAGAAATCCGCGAGCCCTATCACGGACAGCGTCACCGGACGCTGGGCCCGGGTAGCCCTCCAGTGTCGAATGGTTTTCCGGGGCGGCCCCACCAGCGACACCTTGCGAGCTGCTATCATCCTGGGCTGCTGCCTTTCGCAATCCCGCGGGTTCTTTCTCCACAGCAGCTCCGGCCTTCGACGGTGATGCTGGTGAGTTTcctcggctgcagccgccatTCTGCCCCGGCCGGGTTGCTGCCCCGCTATCCTTGCCTGAAGAACTCGTCG
The Besnoitia besnoiti strain Bb-Ger1 chromosome VIII, whole genome shotgun sequence genome window above contains:
- a CDS encoding transcription elongation factor A TFIIS (encoded by transcript BESB_082720): MEGSGTPARGAVVTADLVEGCLRSAHAEPHAGSAAALQGSNPVSERRASECGTTSAVELVTCSSLQRIERILELKKVIDRAKAELETGSQASASGGSSQGVTSTSSEVMRVVDALAVLDRVEMTRDVLAKTRIGVSVGKLRTHPDMQIRSRCTQLVQKWKAGITATSSSGKDSGAATRPGQNGGCSRGNSPASPSKAGAAVEKEPAGLRKAAAQDDSSSQGVAGGAAPENHSTLEGYPGPASGDAVRDRARGFLWRALVQGMQTGRNAGADKSRETARVAAEVEKALWQEYCVKRKSTKEYNMQLKTLKWNFADQKNPDLNLKVLCGVYTPEQLAVMSSADLASDEKKRMRELQKKEMMEACQSDWEMKKLMDGGTDGGQFPCFKCRTTKTVYFQMQTRSSDEPMTTFVTCLECGNRWKF